Proteins found in one Salvelinus alpinus chromosome 11, SLU_Salpinus.1, whole genome shotgun sequence genomic segment:
- the LOC139533440 gene encoding macrophage mannose receptor 1-like has product MTWTDAQSYCREKYTDLATVDDMEDLNRLITSDSSYNYWYWIGLKKGDSMKWHWSLADRRFYREGETEFRNWDTGTPQNGNCALMSTAGLWHNTSCDDQHHFICYDGKQDTNLTYVLIQENKTWIDAQSYCRQHHTDLVSVRNQTENTEIEKKISLRGLPVWIGLFQDSWRWSDKSDCSFRNWKPEWLLTDQSFNCIMMSSYPYYSDKTKWINYLCHYNTSFICYGPAVETPEKPQLKRQVVRMKVTPKDQNLKFSDSAVQDSILQEIRNKLKEQGLPADIKVTWKKQPDGKVFHKEEEGSPKKEEEEKMKKRMMTKREL; this is encoded by the exons ATGACCTGGACTGATGCCCAGAGTTACTGCAGAGAGAAATACACTGATCTGGCTACAGTAGATGACATGGAGGACCTGAACAGGCTGATTACCAGTGACAGTAGTTATAATTACTGGTACTGGATTGGACTGAAGAAGGGAGACTCCATGAAGTGGCACTGGTCTCTGGCAGACAGACGTttctacagagagggggagactgAGTTCAGAAACTGGGACACTGGGACACCCCAAAATGGTAACTGTGCTTTAATGAGTACAGCTGGTCTGTGGCACAACACCTCCTGTGATGACCAGCATCACTTCATCTGTTATGATG GAAAACAAGACACCAACCTAACATACGTCTTAATTCAGGAGAACAAGACCTGGATAGATGCTCAGAGTTActgcagacagcatcacacagaCCTGGTCAGTGTGAGGAACCAGACTgagaacacagagatagagaagAAGATATCACTGAGGGGACTTCCTGTGTGGATCGGTCTGTTTCAAGACTCCTGGAGATGGTCAGACAAGAGTGACTGCTCATTCAGAAACTGGAAGCCAGAATGGCTTTTAACAGATCAGAGTTTCAACTGCATTATGATGTCTTCTTATCCTTATTATTCTGATAAAACTAAATGGATAAATTATCTCTGTCACTACAACACTTCTTTCATCTGCTATG GCCCAGCTGTGGAGACCCCTGAGAAACCCCAACTGAAGAGACAGGTGGTGAGAATGAAAGTGACCCCAAAGGATCAAAATCTGAAATTCAGTGATTCTGCTGTTCAGGACTCCATCTTACAAGAG ATAAGGAACAAGCTGAAGGAGCAGGGGTTACCTGCAGACATCAAAGTGACATGGAAAAAGCAGCCTGATGGGAAGGTCTTCCACAAGGAGGAAGAGGGGTCTCccaagaaagaagaggaggagaagatgaagaagaggatGATGACAAAGAGAGAACTCTAG